One stretch of Mobula birostris isolate sMobBir1 chromosome 5, sMobBir1.hap1, whole genome shotgun sequence DNA includes these proteins:
- the helt gene encoding hairy and enhancer of split-related protein helt: MSSKTKERKTAPVSHKVIEKRRRDRINRCLNELGKTVPMALAKQGTGKLEKAEILEMTVQYLRALHSSDFARGREKGELLAEFANYFHAGYHECMKNLVHYLTTVERMETKDTKYARILAFLQSKSRRCSDPIFGPISSHDSEYSYQLHPVPEFTNSRLNESLLQPGAGMARTQAMHWHGSARSPGLPFIPSPTIPISNPGQQHNFLHSVQSLDRHYINLIGHSRPNAFSLHNSQHTNL; encoded by the exons ATGTCTTCCAAAACGAAAGAGCGCAAG ACGGCTCCTGTGTCCCACAAAGTGATCGAGAAAAGACGCAGAGATCGGATCAATCGCTGTCTGAATGAACTTGGCAAAACTGTACCAATGGCATTGGCAAAACAG GGCACGGGGAAGCTGGAAAAGGCGGAGATTTTGGAAATGACAGTTCAGTATCTGAGGGCTCTACACTCGTCTGATTTCGCCAGAGGAAGAGAAAAAG GCGAACTGCTAGCAGAGTTTGCGAATTATTTCCACGCCGGTTATCACGAGTGTATGAAGAACCTGGTGCATTATTTAACCACGGTGGAGCGCATGGAAACCAAAGACACTAAATACGCCCGAATTCTCGCCTTCCTGCAGTCTAAATCTCGCCGATGTTCCGACCCCATATTTGGACCGATTTCCTCTCACGACTCGGAATATTCGTATCAGCTTCACCCTGTTCCAGAGTTTACAAACTCGCGTTTAAACGAGTCCCTGCTGCAGCCAGGGGCCGGGATGGCAAGAACACAAGCAATGCATTGGCATGGGTCAGCTCGGAGTCCGGGACTCCCCTTTATTCCGAGCCCAACCATACCCATTTCAAACCCGGGCCAGCAACATAATTTCCTGCACTCTGTACAAAGCCTTGATCGCCACTACATTAACTTAATTGGACATTCCCGCCCAAATGCATTTAGCCTTCACAACTCTCAGCACACAAATTTATAG